In Mercurialis annua linkage group LG6, ddMerAnnu1.2, whole genome shotgun sequence, the following are encoded in one genomic region:
- the LOC126687309 gene encoding pescadillo homolog, translated as MTKKIKHYRPPGKKKEGNAARFITRSQAVKQLQCTLSLFRRLCILKGIFPREPKKKVKGNNHTYYHVKDIAYLLHEPLLDKFREIRAYERKVKKALAKKDIDRARRLQTRQPTPTFDRVIQQRYPKFVDALRDLDDCLTMVHLFAVLPATERLKIDVECVHNCRRLSHEWQAYIVRTHKLRKVFVSVKGIYYQAEVEGQKITWLTPHALQQVLPDDVNYSVLLTFVELYQNLLGFVNFRLYHSINVAYPPILDPKLEALAAGLYALSRYIDAHSSMSVEEPKAPTSSEQVKAQVEATENEESEIRLAQLHRQLPTNEPGALMHLVRDAEAENEDDQETRDCKKLFRNMKLFLSREVPRESLLFVIPAFGGVISWEGAGAPFKEADQSITHQIVDRPTQGHKYLSREYVQPQWIYDCVNSRIILPTENYLVGRIPPPHLSPFVDNEAEGYVPDYAETIKRLQSASKNEILPISGAGNDIDNPQILLAEGYISRAEAIEAAERKRKLEAHQKQYHEELKKELEGQSYSSAAKKIKQSSVEEKEPLDIQQIADDTENMQKTLMSRKKRGLLEAIQKNHERKDSRNKKLKERKKAIEAQKSE; from the exons ATGACAAAGAAGATTAAGCATTACAGACCTCCG GGTAAGAAGAAGGAAGGCAACGCCGCCAGGTTCATCACCAGGTCACAAGCCGTCAAGCAGCTACAGTGCACTCTCTCACTCTTCAG GAGATTATGTATTTTGAAAGGAATATTTCCTCGCGAGCCGAAGAAGAAAGTTAAAGGGAATAACCACACCTATTATCATGTCAAAGATATTGCTTATCTTTTACATGAGCCCTTGCTTGACAAATTTAGAGAAATTAGGGCTTATGAGAGGAAAGTTAAGAAAGCTTTGGCTAAGAAAGATATCGATCGAGCTCGTCGTCTTCAAACTCGTCAACCTACTCCTACTTTTGATCGCGTCATTCAACAAAG GTATCCCAAGTTTGTTGATGCACTTAGAGACTTGGACGATTGTCTTACTATGGTGCACCTGTTTGCAGTGTTGCCTGCTACAGAAAGATTGAAAATTGACGTGGAATGTGTTCATAACTGTCGGAG GTTGAGTCATGAATGGCAAGCTTACATAGTCCGCACTCATAAATTAAGAAAAGTTTTTGTTTCTGTAAAGGGCATATATTATCAG GCTGAGGTTGAGGGTCAAAAGATTACATGGTTGACCCCTCATGCGTTGCAGCAAGTTTTACCTGATGATGTCAATTACAGTGTCTTGTTGACATTTGTGGAACTTTACCAG AATCTTCTCGGCTTTGTCAATTTTAGGCTTTACCATTCTATAAATGTGGCATATCCTCCAATTCTTGATCCTAAATTGGAAGCTTTAGCAGCAG GTCTTTATGCACTCTCAAGGTATATTGATGCTCACTCTAGCATGTCTGTAGAGGAACCTAAAGCTCCCACTTCATCGGAACAAGTTAAGGCCCAGGTAGAGGCAACAGAAAATGAGGAGTCTGAAATAAGACTTGCCCAACTTCATCGTCAACTTCCGACCAATGAACCTGGCGCTTTGATGCACCTTGTTCGGGATGCTGAGGCTGAAAATGAAGATGATCAAGAAACAAGAGATTGCAAGAAGCTGTTTAGAAATATGAAGCTCTTTCTGAGTCGTGAG GTTCCTCGTGAGTCCCTGCTTTTTGTTATTCCTGCTTTTGGTGGTGTAATTTCTTGGGAAGGAGCTGGGGCTCCATTCAAGGAAGCAGACCAGAGCATTACTCATCAG ATCGTTGATAGGCCAACCCAAGGTCATAAATATCTTTCAAGAGAATATGTTCAACCGCAGTGGATTTATGATTGCGTAAATTCTAGGATCATATTGCCAACTGAGAATTATTTAGTGGGAAG AATTCCTCCACCACACCTATCACCTTTTGTTGATAATGAAGCAGAAGGCTATGTTCCTGACTATGCAGAGACCATCAAACGTTTGCAGTCTGCGTCCAAAAATGAAATTCTTCCAATTTCAGGTGCTGGGAATGATATAGATAATCCTCAGATTTTGTTGGCTGAAGGTTACATCAGTCGAGCAGAAGCTATTGAAGCTGCTGAGAGGAAGCGGAAG TTGGAAGCTCATCAAAAGCAGTATCATGAAGAGCTAAAGAAGGAACTTGAAGGTCAATCTTATTCATCAGCAGCAAAGAAAATTAAGCAGAGCTCTGTGGAGGAAAAAGAGCCTCTTGATATACAGCAGATTGCCGACGACACGGAAAATATGCAAAAAACACTCATGTCACGTAAAAAGAGGGGACTTTTGGAGGCTATTCAG AAAAACCATGAAAGGAAGGATTCTCGCAATAAGAAACTCAAGGAGAGGAAAAAAGCAATTGAAGCTCAGAAATCTGAGTAG
- the LOC126686081 gene encoding uncharacterized protein LOC126686081, with protein sequence MEVNAKKKLFICKFCNKRFPCGKSLGGHIRIHLSGSHKNSNGNGNSTDDIEEERFGGKKEMEFEAANNAQSSYVLRENPKKTRRFVPDSTNPNFFLENVCKECGKGFQSMKALSGHMACHSKNSFEDQSETTEKQLKDQIFDSQSDTETSSAPSKRRRSKRMRYKNISVYSSSHCLLNTASLSSASDIEHEQEEVAKSLMMLSKDSAFKGCFSSIGDSSDNNSVVLETKSSTSHKLRISIKNSNGIMETKKVKQHEVMSFGDDYSDNSDSGYFRNGPKNVESDISVHGSASIDEYKKHKAEFGSRLEDEISPELGKRVRRLRLIRTEFGKNVIEEDGYDHETDRVSSKYTSRIRDKNNDSNNPELLSNIVSKTGKWPSNRSRHRRIIGCSDSLYESGENSVDTDSAPNHGKRKIQSSNGKNPVKHNLSSDADKKSSLRKNKVHECPFCSRVFKSGQALGGHKRSHFVGCGEDRTVVINQEVSEMSMPALIDLNLPAPMEEEANGYYIPSW encoded by the coding sequence ATGGAGGTAAATGCGAAGAAAAAATTGTTCATCTGTAAGTTCTGTAACAAGAGGTTTCCGTGTGGGAAATCGTTGGGCGGTCATATAAGGATCCACTTGAGTGGGAGTCATAAGAATTCGAATGGAAATGGGAATTCAACTGATGATATAGAAGAAGAGAGATTTGGTGGCAAGAAGGAAATGGAGTTTGAAGCAGCTAACAATGCACAATCTAGCTATGTTCTGAGAGAAAATCCCAAGAAAACTAGGAGATTTGTGCCTGATTCAACCAATCCTAACTTTTTCTTGGAGAATGTTTGCAAGGAATGTGGCAAAGGGTTCCAATCAATGAAAGCTCTCTCTGGACATATGGCTTGTCACTCCAAGAACAGCTTTGAAGATCAATCAGAGACTACTGAGAAGCAGCTGAAAGATCAGATTTTTGATAGCCAATCGGATACCGAAACGTCCTCAGCTCCTAGTAAGAGGAGGAGATCCAAGAGAATGAGGTATAAGAATATTAGTGTTTACTCTTCTTCACATTGTTTACTTAATACTGCTTCTTTATCCTCTGCTTCTGATATTGAGCATGAACAAGAAGAGGTAGCTAAGAGTTTGATGATGTTGTCTAAGGATTCTGCTTTTAAGGGGTGCTTTAGTTCAATTGGTGATTCGTCTGATAATAATTCTGTTGTTTTAGAGACTAAGTCATCCACATCTCATAAATTGAGGATTAGTATTAAGAATAGTAATGGAATTATGGAGACCAAGAAAGTAAAGCAGCATGAAGTGATGTCTTTTGGAGATGATTACTCTGATAATTCTGATTCTGGGTACTTTAGAAATGGACCTAAGAATGTTGAATCTGATATCTCGGTTCACGGGTCTGCTTCGATCGATGAATATAAGAAGCATAAGGCGGAATTCGGGTCTAGACTTGAAGATGAAATTAGTCCTGAATTGGGGAAAAGAGTAAGAAGGTTAAGGCTTATTAGAACAGAATTCGGGAAGAATGTGATCGAGGAAGATGGATACGATCATGAAACTGATCGAGTTTCTTCGAAGTATACTTCAAGAATTAGAGACAAGAATAATGACTCTAACAACCCGGAACTGCTCAGCAACATTGTTTCAAAAACAGGCAAATGGCCAAGTAACAGAAGCAGGCATAGAAGGATTATTGGCTGTAGTGATTCACTGTATGAAAGTGGCGAAAACAGCGTCGATACGGACTCTGCTCCTAATCATGGTAAGAGAAAGATCCAATCGAGCAATGGAAAAAACCCCGTAAAGCACAACTTATCGAGCGATGCCGATAAAAAATCGAGCTTGCGAAAAAACAAAGTACATGAATGTCCATTTTGCTCTAGGGTGTTTAAGTCAGGTCAAGCATTAGGTGGGCACAAGCGGTCCCATTTTGTTGGATGTGGCGAGGATCGAACGGTGGTGATCAATCAAGAAGTTTCCGAGATGTCGATGCCTGCGCTAATCGATCTCAATCTCCCCGCTCCTATGGAGGAAGAAGCAAATGGATACTATATACCATCATGGTAA